In Acetivibrio cellulolyticus CD2, the sequence TATGATTTTTGCCTGTCTCTTGACATTTAGTGGCTTGATATCTGGAAACTGAATATCTATTTCCATAATTCCTCCAAATTAGTTATACCTGATAACTTAAAATTTATTGTTAAGTACAAATTCTATTCACTTAATACATTAAAAATATGGCTGACTAGATCTTTCATAACAAACAGTTCCGGTTTTGCCTCAATCATAGGTATATTGAAGGTTTCAGAAAACTGAAATCCCAATTCTACCAATGCAATAGAGTCAGCAAACAAATCATTTACCAGATTTGTTTCAGGTTTTAGCTCACTGCTGTTAATCTTTAAATAATCAACAATCAATGCCTTTGTTTTTTCATAAACTTCATTGTAATCCATTATACATCCCCCTAATTTAAACTTTATTAACTTTATTATTAACCTATTTTACAAATTTGTTTACAAAATGCATTATTATAGATCTTCTGATTTCTTTGCGAAAGCAAAGATAATTTCTGATCAATTTTATCTAGCTTTTCTTCAGAAATAAATTTTTCTTTAGTTTTTATCATCAAACAAAACTTCATGACTCGAGTAGAAAAAAAATCTACTTTTCGCTGAAGTTCTTCATCCAGCAACATTTTAAATTCATTTAATGAAAAAGCTGCTTTAAGAGAATTACGAAAATCTTCACGACTAAGCGGCCGTTCTCCACCACGATATTCAACAAAGAAATCAATTGATTTTTCGGAATGCAACCTGCAAAAGTCAAAAATAAAAATTGAAGTATCCTGATTTACCAAACTATTAACAGCCTTAAAAAATTTTTTCAAGGATTGAAGGTCATTCAGGTGATGTAAAGCATATACACACATAATTCCATCAATTCGTTTATCTTGCAGACCTTGCACTTCCGTAAAATCTTGTTTGATGAATTCAACATTAGACAAATTCATGCTTTCTGCTCTTATCTTTGCTCTTTTAAGCATTTCCTCCGATAGATCGACTCCTGTAAAATGAATTTCCGGGTTAATTTCAGCTACTTGGCATAAAAGCTGTCCGGAGCCACAACCAAGGTCTAATACACGTTTGCAGCCCGAAATTGTTCTTGATACCTGGGATATAATATATAAATGCGGTGCTGCCATTGTACCATCAGGATTTCCTTCTGCATCAAAGGCCTGAACTTTTTCTCCTGTCATAATAGTTTCAGGTTCCGGCATTCTCTCAAAATATTGTTTACAAACAACTTCCCTCAATATTGTAACAAGGGGTTTAAATGACATTACATATCTTCCTTTCTACTTACATTATCCTCATGAAGACGTGGAACTCTTTTCTCGATTTAAACTTTATATATCAACCCTCCGCCATTAATACCTTCTCCATGTGAAATCAGCATAATGTGCATTTCAGGTTGTATTCTGCCAGTTTCAAAACCAACGTCAATCAGTAACGGAAGCATCGCAGTCATTGTATTACCATAGTTTTTAAGAACTGAAATACTTTTATCCTCACTAACTCCTCCTAAAGCTTCCAAAGTTAATTCCCATATCTGCCTGCTATTTTCAGTAACCAATACAAGATCAATATCATCCATATCAAGACCGCTTTCATCAAGAAGATTATCAGATATCTCCCTTGTAGCCTTTATGTATAAATCTTCGGCAATTTTCAAGTCTCCCAAATGATAAGAATCAAAAGTTATTGAATTTTGTTCATCTAAAATTAGATTGGAATCTGCATCCATAGCAAACGGATCCGCTTTTGCCAGAGCTAAATCATAGTATTGTGGGTTTGTATAGAAATAAGATGCTAAGATATGTTTTTCTTCTGAATAGCCAAAGAGTAATGATGCTGAGGCATCTCCAAAAAGGAAAGCCACTTTGGGATCATGTTTATTCATTAATCTTGCATTTACTCCCCCCGAAGCAAGGAGTATATAATCATCTCCTGTATTAATAAACCTTGATATAACATCTACTGAATATAAAAATGCAGAAACTCCCCCGTCAATATCAAAAGAATGAACAGCAACTCTGCTTCCAAGTTTTTTGAGCAAGTTACTCGCTGTCATTGGAAGAAGATTATCTCCATAATACTTATTCACAATCAATCTAGAAAGCTTCTCCGGAGATAGACCGATTTTATCGAGACACTTTTGGGAAGATTCCTTTAAAACATCACTATCAGCCATATGTTCTTCTGCAACATGGCGTGTTTCAACACCTAATGATTTAAAAATTGCTGAACTTTTGAATGGAAAATTGAACTTTTGAATTATTTCGTCGTTTGATACTATCTTTGATGGAATGAATGATGAACTTGCCAGTATCTTACAATGTCGGTCAAAGCACTTTTTAGAGCGCTTGGGAAAATTACAATATAAACTACTCATATCTTACAATAACCCCCACTAATAAATCAAACAAACTACCACTTAGCCTTTTTATATATGTGTTTATATGTGTTTATATATTCATTTATATATTAACATAAAATATATATTATACGCAACAATTTTATAGTTTTTTAGACACAAAAGAGCTGTTACACTAAATTTTCTTAGTGGAACAGCACCACAAATTTTTCTACCATTCTAATAATCAACTCATCCAGCGACTTTCTTTAGAACCCCATTTAAAATCTTCAGCATTTCATCCGTATCTTCCTTCGAAACAATTAAAGGAGGCATAATCCTCAAAGTATGGGGCTTTGGAGCATTTAGTAAAAGCCCATCTTCAAGACATTCATTAACTACCTGCACAGCATTATCACAAGGCAAGTCAACTGCAATCAAAAGCCCCTTTCCCCTTATATCTTTAAAACCAAATTCATTCTTTATCCCATTAAGACCTTCCACAATATAATCACCCTGAATATTTACATTTTCCAGTATATTCTTACCAAGAATTTCTTTTACCACTGCATAACCTACTGCCATGCCAAGAGGCTGATTTGTATAAGTTCCGCCTTGATCACCAGGCTCAAAAATATTAAGCTCTTCCCTTGTAAGCATTGCAGCTAGAGGATAACCTCCCCCAATGCCTTTTGCAAGTGTCATAATATCAGGTACAATATCATAATGCTCATACGCAAACATCTTTCCGGTTCTTCCAATGCCCGTTTGAATTTCATCAAATATTAAAAGTACCCCATTTTGGTCGCATAGAGAACGCAATTCCTTTATATATTCTACATTAGCTACATTCACTCCGCCTTCACCTTGGATTGGCTCCAGCATAACTGCACATGTATTCTTATTTATAGCCTTTTTTACTGCATCAATATCGTTAAACGGTACATGAATAAAACCTGGTATCTTAGGTGCATAAAGCTTTTCCCATACCTTTTTCCCTGTTGCCGACATTGTAGCCAAGGTCCTTCCGTGAAATCCATTTATAGTTGTGATTATCTCATAGGCTCCATTCAGCTTTTTTGCACCATATTTTCTTGCAAGTTTAATAGCCCCTTCATTTGCTTCTGCCCCGGTACTTGTAAAGAATACCCTGTCAAAAGCTGATATCTGTATAAGTAAATCTGCGAACTTGATCAATGGTGTGTTGTAAAACGCCGGACTTGCGTTGATAAGTTCACTGCCTTGGTTTATCAATGCCTCCTTCATCACGTCAGGACAATGTCCCAGGCATGTGACAGCCCATCCACCCATAAAGTCCAGGTACTTCTTTCCTTCCGTGTCCCATAGGTACATACCTTTGCCCTTTTGCATAATGATGTCCGGCTTTTTACTTGTATAAAGTATTGATTTATTTGCTTTTTCCATAAGCTCGTTAGTGTCCATGGTGTTCCCTCCTTAATTTTGTTATGTATATTTATGCATTATATCGCATAAATATACACCGGTCAATATATAAATTAAATATATAGAGTCCAATTAGATAATAGCTGAATATTATTTTTGGGTAATTATGGGTTGAAGGTAAGGATATGCATGAAGAAATAAAAAAGTCGGCTTCGCCGATTTATAGCTGGGGTATTCCTCTGCAATAAACAGCCTTTAGGTAGACTTTTTTGATGCCAGAAAGAAATGCACTTTCTCAGGCATTAAAAAAGGCAGCCGGGTATAATTCTCGACCACCCTTTAAATGAGTATATCTTAAATTCTAGATAACTTCAGTTATAAATACCATTTCACCTGTCAAATCAATAACAACATCCTTAAGAAACTTGACACCTGCATCAATATTCCAGGACGTTTTACATTCAAAGATTCCCTTTTTGTCTTCTTTAAGGGTTACAACTTCAAAAACATTGCCAAATCCTTTTTTCATTATAGCTTCCATTATTTCTGATGAGTTCTTGTAAAATGAGTATTCAATGTATTCACTAACCTTTGATAAATAATCACTAAGCTCCACTGAAGTCATAAAACACGCCTCCAATTTTGTTTTTATTCCTTACTATTATTTTCGTCAAATTCCGAATAAACTTTATTATAATAATTAGTTTTTGCAATAATTCTTTGTATTATGTTAAGTATTCTATACTTAATGTGTCTTATCCTCTATTTGACCAAGAAATTCAGAGTAAACCTCAATAGCTGCTGTAATCCTGAGGATAATACAATTGGATAAAGGTTTCCGTTTCAAAATAGTCCAGAGTAAACCTTCCTGTATCAAAGCTTGGCATGCCATTTAGATAACCAGTGATTCCGTAGCCTTCATAATTATTCTTGTCATCAATATTCCAATCGTGTTTACCATTATTATTTTCGTCATGGAATGCAATAGCACAATATTCGCCCATCGGCATATCTTCCAAGACTAATTCAGCTTTACCATTGGCAGCTTCAACTGTTTTAGTAATATAGACATTATCTTCTATAATATCTCCAGTCTTTTCATTAACAATAGGAACATCCTTATTAAATAATTTTACTACAATAGAACCAGGCTTAGTATTTATACCGCCAATTGAAACTTTGATACTTCCCTTTGAACAAGGGTTATTGGCTTCCCCATTTCCTTGGTAAACTCTTCTTGCCGTATACACAAATCCTGAGTTTTCTACCTTTATAATCTTATCATTATCCTTATAGCTTAAAATGCCTGAATTAAAGCATGAATATATGCCACTCTTATTTCCTCCCCCTATCCTTCCAATAAGCCAGATATTGTCATGTCCTTTAATAAATGAGCTGACATCCGATCCAGTAACCCCTGATGGCTCAAAAGCTTTATAACCACTATAGCCGGCTACACCTTTCTCCAAGCATAGGAAATGTTTGTACTGAGGATAATAGTATGAGAAGATTCCAAAGGTATGTTCATCATAATGGACAAAAACATCATTAGGCTTAATATTTTCGTCCATATAGTATTTTAATTCCTTAATAGGCCCATTATAATAGTTCTTATTTATATTACTATAAGGTACCAATGAAAACATGAGTAAAATAGCAACTGCAAATATTGAAAAATCCTTGTATTTCATTCTCGTAATTCCATAAGCTACTGGAAGCAAGAATAATCCTACCACCGGGAATATGTATCTTGTAACAAATATAGGTCTTACCAGGTTAGATACAATGACTGCTGTAACAAGTGTCAATACATAAACCGATATTGAATACACTGCCAAAGCACCTTTTTTGTCCTTATTTCTAAATGTGGACCACACTCCTGCCACAATAAATATAAATGCTCCTATAAAAGAAGGAACTACAAAAGGCATACCTGAATCGAACTTTGCTTCAAAAGGAAATAGTAAAGCGTGCCATATAGTATTTCCATCTACTGATTGTATCCAGAAATCCTTTGATACTCTTGAAATTTGTGAAACCAAAGCTAATACCCACGGAATATAGCACGCAACTGCTGCCCCGGAGGAAATTAAATATACGAATAACTTCTTTTTATTTGAAGTCTTGAGAAAGTAAATAAACAGTATTACATTGGCTATAGTAACTGCCAATAAAGCATAATAATGAATATAAGCTGACGCAATTGAAAAGAGTGCCAGCATGATAAAATCTGTTTTTTTGCCTTCTTTGGCGGATAAATACCCATATAGGACTGAACCTGTAACAAAGAAAGCAGCCCATGTATACATTCTTGTATCCTGCCCTATTGATAGACTCATAGGAATAATAGTGACAAGTAAAGCAAATATTACACCGGTAAATTTGTCAAAAACTCTTTTTACAGGACCTGCACCTAAAAGTGCAAGTGCTAGTACTCCAATTGCAGATAATAGCCTTAAGGAGCTCTCAGAATTTCCAAACACCATACTGAAGACTTTAAGCATCATAAAATATAACGGCGGATGACTATCTCCGGCAGTTATATTTATAATATCAGTAAATGAATGCTTTATAATTGCAGCAGAGTACGACTCATCATACCACAGACCTTCGCGGCCAATATTTGAAGTTAAGTGTCTATAACCAAATATCAGCAACATAGGCCAAAATACCAGCCAAAGGTAACCAACCTTCGATGTAATAAAGTTTTTAATAGCACTTGCTTTATTGGTAATTCCAAGTTTTGTATTTATACTCTCAAAGAATCTTAATACACAGCAACTAATCCCATCAAAGAATTCACCAATTTTATCTAAAAGCATGCTCTTCCTTTTCTCACTTTTGCTAACAACACTATCTATTGTAGCTGAATTAAAATCTTTTCTAAAAAATAAATACCATAATGCAATTACTGCAATTACGCAAATCATAACCATTATTGTACCGGCACTTCCATTTCCATAAAACCACGGAGTAAAATAAGTATACCTAAAATAATCCATGATAAAGTACCAGCCTGCTTCATTGTAAAATTCGGTTCCTAGTACCTTATATGAGTCATATGTATTTATAATTGTTCCAAGGAAAATAAGTATTGCCAGTACCGGTCTTAATAAAGGCAGAGTTATATTGGTAAACTTCTTAAAATGCCCGGCTCCATCAATTTCTGCAGCCTCATAGTAATCTTTCGGTATATTTTGAAGGCCTGAGAGCATGAAAAGAGCAAACAGCGGAAAGTAATGCCAGACTGTAATGAGTATAACTACCCAAAATGCTCTGTTGCCTGAAAACCACTGTATTTTATCTGGAACCAGATGAAATAAGTCTACAATAACCTGATTAACAAGTCCATCATTCCTTGAAAGCAAAGTAAGCCAAGCTGTCTCTATTACAAAACCCGGCATTATAAACGGAAGAAGTAAAAGGCTTCTTGCTAAACCACTGAATTTAAATTTTCTGTTTAAAGCAAGTGCTATAATAAGAGCAACTATCAACGTAAGGATATTGGCAATAATTACATATGCAACCGTTTTAGAAATAGATGTATGGAAAGAATCTGTCAGAGTACCGTTCGATCCGGTAATTACAAACAAATAATTCTGCAAGCCAACAAATGGAGCTGTGAAGGTTTTAAAAAATTTTCTTAGTGTGTTACCTTTTACACTAAGAAATGACATATATATAGCTTCCATAAATGGAAGAACCTGCAGTAAAAAAATAGCTATAAATGCTGGAATCAATAATAAATATGGATTCTTCTTCTCCCAACTAAAAACCTTTTTTTTATTTTTAAGCTTTTTGCCACTCATTTCTATCCCTCCCTTAAGATGCACATAAAGTCTATTGTTTTAAAGCGCCCCCGGTAATACCCTTCATAAATTTGTTTTGGATTAGAAAAAATATAATAAGTATTGGCAGCGTTGATATAGGCCCCGATATAAATCTAAAGCCTTCGTAAGTTGGCAAGAGAGCTACTGTTCTATACTTGTCCTCTGTCATAAGTACATCTACCAAAAGCCTCTCATCCCATACCAACATCACTATAAACATAGCTGCAACAATTATTCCTGAGCGGATTAACGGAAGCAGGATTTTAGTTATAAGCTTAAAGTTTGAGCATCCGTCAACTCTTGCTGCCTCTTCTATCTCGGGCGGAACCGCAACTATAGCTCCCCTTAGAATCCAAATACAATATGGAAGATACATTACTGAATACATCAGAGCCAAGACGATATAACCATTGTAAGAATTATATATATCAATTTTTGTAAACTGTTCAAAGGATTTCATAGAAACTGCAAACGATAAAAAATATGTAATAGTCGGTATTAACAAGGGTATTACAACTAAAATAGCAAACAAATTTACTCCCTTGAACTTGTATCTCGAAAGAGCGTAAGATGTTGGAATTGCAATAGTTAGCCCAATTATTATACTTAACAAACATAGTATTAGACTATTCTTTATATAAGTTCCAAAGCCTATATAGCCTAAGAACCCCAAAAAGTTACCAAATCCCCCCATAAAGCTATTCAAACT encodes:
- a CDS encoding acyl carrier protein produces the protein MDYNEVYEKTKALIVDYLKINSSELKPETNLVNDLFADSIALVELGFQFSETFNIPMIEAKPELFVMKDLVSHIFNVLSE
- a CDS encoding class I SAM-dependent methyltransferase, encoding MSFKPLVTILREVVCKQYFERMPEPETIMTGEKVQAFDAEGNPDGTMAAPHLYIISQVSRTISGCKRVLDLGCGSGQLLCQVAEINPEIHFTGVDLSEEMLKRAKIRAESMNLSNVEFIKQDFTEVQGLQDKRIDGIMCVYALHHLNDLQSLKKFFKAVNSLVNQDTSIFIFDFCRLHSEKSIDFFVEYRGGERPLSREDFRNSLKAAFSLNEFKMLLDEELQRKVDFFSTRVMKFCLMIKTKEKFISEEKLDKIDQKLSLLSQRNQKIYNNAFCKQICKIG
- a CDS encoding 3-oxoacyl-ACP synthase III family protein translates to MSSLYCNFPKRSKKCFDRHCKILASSSFIPSKIVSNDEIIQKFNFPFKSSAIFKSLGVETRHVAEEHMADSDVLKESSQKCLDKIGLSPEKLSRLIVNKYYGDNLLPMTASNLLKKLGSRVAVHSFDIDGGVSAFLYSVDVISRFINTGDDYILLASGGVNARLMNKHDPKVAFLFGDASASLLFGYSEEKHILASYFYTNPQYYDLALAKADPFAMDADSNLILDEQNSITFDSYHLGDLKIAEDLYIKATREISDNLLDESGLDMDDIDLVLVTENSRQIWELTLEALGGVSEDKSISVLKNYGNTMTAMLPLLIDVGFETGRIQPEMHIMLISHGEGINGGGLIYKV
- a CDS encoding aspartate aminotransferase family protein, which codes for MDTNELMEKANKSILYTSKKPDIIMQKGKGMYLWDTEGKKYLDFMGGWAVTCLGHCPDVMKEALINQGSELINASPAFYNTPLIKFADLLIQISAFDRVFFTSTGAEANEGAIKLARKYGAKKLNGAYEIITTINGFHGRTLATMSATGKKVWEKLYAPKIPGFIHVPFNDIDAVKKAINKNTCAVMLEPIQGEGGVNVANVEYIKELRSLCDQNGVLLIFDEIQTGIGRTGKMFAYEHYDIVPDIMTLAKGIGGGYPLAAMLTREELNIFEPGDQGGTYTNQPLGMAVGYAVVKEILGKNILENVNIQGDYIVEGLNGIKNEFGFKDIRGKGLLIAVDLPCDNAVQVVNECLEDGLLLNAPKPHTLRIMPPLIVSKEDTDEMLKILNGVLKKVAG
- a CDS encoding ABC transporter permease subunit, whose product is MSGKKLKNKKKVFSWEKKNPYLLLIPAFIAIFLLQVLPFMEAIYMSFLSVKGNTLRKFFKTFTAPFVGLQNYLFVITGSNGTLTDSFHTSISKTVAYVIIANILTLIVALIIALALNRKFKFSGLARSLLLLPFIMPGFVIETAWLTLLSRNDGLVNQVIVDLFHLVPDKIQWFSGNRAFWVVILITVWHYFPLFALFMLSGLQNIPKDYYEAAEIDGAGHFKKFTNITLPLLRPVLAILIFLGTIINTYDSYKVLGTEFYNEAGWYFIMDYFRYTYFTPWFYGNGSAGTIMVMICVIAVIALWYLFFRKDFNSATIDSVVSKSEKRKSMLLDKIGEFFDGISCCVLRFFESINTKLGITNKASAIKNFITSKVGYLWLVFWPMLLIFGYRHLTSNIGREGLWYDESYSAAIIKHSFTDIINITAGDSHPPLYFMMLKVFSMVFGNSESSLRLLSAIGVLALALLGAGPVKRVFDKFTGVIFALLVTIIPMSLSIGQDTRMYTWAAFFVTGSVLYGYLSAKEGKKTDFIMLALFSIASAYIHYYALLAVTIANVILFIYFLKTSNKKKLFVYLISSGAAVACYIPWVLALVSQISRVSKDFWIQSVDGNTIWHALLFPFEAKFDSGMPFVVPSFIGAFIFIVAGVWSTFRNKDKKGALAVYSISVYVLTLVTAVIVSNLVRPIFVTRYIFPVVGLFLLPVAYGITRMKYKDFSIFAVAILLMFSLVPYSNINKNYYNGPIKELKYYMDENIKPNDVFVHYDEHTFGIFSYYYPQYKHFLCLEKGVAGYSGYKAFEPSGVTGSDVSSFIKGHDNIWLIGRIGGGNKSGIYSCFNSGILSYKDNDKIIKVENSGFVYTARRVYQGNGEANNPCSKGSIKVSIGGINTKPGSIVVKLFNKDVPIVNEKTGDIIEDNVYITKTVEAANGKAELVLEDMPMGEYCAIAFHDENNNGKHDWNIDDKNNYEGYGITGYLNGMPSFDTGRFTLDYFETETFIQLYYPQDYSSY
- a CDS encoding carbohydrate ABC transporter permease yields the protein MANSVSGEKKKDFLDKVADRIVVLYVAFAVIPILTLFNTSFRLLFEWFLFSLNSFMGGFGNFLGFLGYIGFGTYIKNSLILCLLSIIIGLTIAIPTSYALSRYKFKGVNLFAILVVIPLLIPTITYFLSFAVSMKSFEQFTKIDIYNSYNGYIVLALMYSVMYLPYCIWILRGAIVAVPPEIEEAARVDGCSNFKLITKILLPLIRSGIIVAAMFIVMLVWDERLLVDVLMTEDKYRTVALLPTYEGFRFISGPISTLPILIIFFLIQNKFMKGITGGALKQ